The following coding sequences lie in one Myxococcaceae bacterium JPH2 genomic window:
- a CDS encoding CRISPR-associated endonuclease Cas3'' — protein sequence MKNRQPDTGAGEAPRAKPPEEPLAHATRDGRFHSLWEHLEAVGKLAASLAPRPDLAGAARAAGLWHDLGKYLRDFQFRIRSENGFEAHLEKEGELERDHSTAGGLWALRRDARWLPLALAILGHHSGLSDLAKFKARISNPEKKALLEEVLKQGVPADLLDTPVALDIQKLLSLNKLQLEMWTRMLFSVLCDADFLDSESFFDPDKHKKRKVEVTLAQLAGRLRAYLDEKQSGARDTEVNRVRREVLSASLSAAAQAPGVFSLTVPTGGGKTLTSMAFALEHALAHGHPRVIVAIPYTSIIEQSAEVYRQAFAGLESGLIEHHSAIDPERETALNRVASENWDAPVVVTTTVQLLESLFANRPGACRKLHRIARSVIVLDEAQTLPPGLLDPILSGLQALVADYGCSVVISTATQPALGQRAGLPLGFPHVRELVPTELRAFERLRRVKVSWPKPEAAPMSYEALAESMAGERDVLAIVHRRDDARKLCELVDARLGSADTVHLSALMCPAHRSAVIADIKACKARGEPVRVVATQLVEAGVDLDFAIVYRALGGLDSIAQAAGRCNREGLLDGVGELRVFEAVTRPPRGVPQAAQDVTRSLLAQRPDLDLSSPENFRLYFERLFANQKLDAKGIQELRANLSFKEVAQRFQLVENDWSAALVVPHEGVEPHIQALREWGPSRERLRALQRFTVTVPRKVREEWLAGGMAELIHDTVTFLGTAHRSAYGERFGLVPDQVGLRDPSSLIPA from the coding sequence ATGAAGAACCGTCAGCCAGACACGGGGGCAGGGGAGGCACCGCGAGCGAAGCCGCCGGAGGAGCCGCTCGCGCACGCGACGCGGGATGGGCGCTTCCATTCGTTGTGGGAGCATCTCGAGGCGGTGGGGAAGTTGGCGGCGAGCCTGGCGCCTCGGCCGGACCTTGCGGGCGCAGCGCGAGCGGCGGGCCTCTGGCATGACCTGGGGAAGTACCTCCGGGACTTCCAGTTCCGCATCCGAAGCGAGAACGGCTTCGAGGCGCACCTGGAGAAAGAGGGAGAGCTGGAGCGCGACCACTCGACCGCGGGTGGCTTGTGGGCGCTGCGTCGGGATGCGCGGTGGCTGCCGCTCGCGCTGGCGATTCTGGGGCACCACTCCGGGTTGTCGGACCTGGCGAAGTTCAAGGCGCGCATCTCCAATCCGGAGAAGAAGGCACTGTTGGAGGAGGTGCTGAAGCAGGGGGTTCCCGCCGACCTGCTCGACACCCCGGTCGCTCTCGACATCCAGAAGTTGCTGTCGCTCAACAAGCTCCAATTGGAGATGTGGACGCGGATGCTGTTCTCCGTCCTCTGCGACGCGGACTTCCTGGACTCGGAATCGTTCTTCGACCCGGACAAGCACAAGAAGCGCAAGGTGGAGGTGACCCTCGCGCAGCTCGCGGGCCGGCTGCGCGCGTACCTGGACGAAAAGCAGAGCGGGGCACGGGACACCGAGGTCAACCGCGTGCGGCGCGAGGTGCTGAGTGCCTCGCTCTCGGCGGCGGCGCAGGCTCCGGGCGTCTTCAGCCTCACCGTGCCCACGGGGGGCGGGAAGACCCTCACGTCCATGGCCTTCGCGTTGGAGCACGCGCTGGCGCATGGCCATCCGCGCGTCATCGTCGCCATCCCCTACACCTCCATCATCGAGCAGAGCGCGGAGGTCTACCGGCAGGCCTTCGCAGGGCTGGAGTCCGGGCTCATCGAGCACCACTCCGCGATCGACCCCGAGCGCGAGACAGCGCTCAATCGCGTGGCGAGCGAGAACTGGGATGCGCCCGTGGTGGTGACGACCACGGTCCAGCTCCTGGAGAGTCTGTTCGCGAATCGCCCAGGAGCCTGTCGGAAGCTGCACCGCATTGCCCGCAGCGTCATCGTGCTCGATGAGGCGCAGACCCTGCCGCCGGGACTGCTGGATCCGATCCTGAGTGGGCTCCAGGCGCTCGTTGCGGACTACGGGTGCTCGGTCGTCATCTCCACCGCGACCCAGCCGGCACTGGGGCAACGGGCGGGATTGCCGCTCGGATTCCCTCACGTGAGGGAGCTGGTGCCCACGGAGCTGCGCGCCTTCGAGCGGCTGCGGCGCGTGAAGGTCTCCTGGCCGAAGCCCGAGGCCGCGCCCATGTCCTACGAGGCCCTGGCTGAGTCCATGGCGGGGGAGCGGGACGTCCTGGCCATCGTGCACCGTCGAGATGATGCGCGGAAGCTCTGTGAACTCGTGGACGCGCGATTGGGGAGCGCGGACACCGTGCACTTGTCCGCGCTCATGTGCCCCGCGCATCGCTCCGCGGTGATCGCGGACATCAAGGCCTGCAAGGCGCGCGGAGAGCCCGTGCGCGTCGTGGCGACCCAGTTGGTGGAGGCCGGAGTCGACCTGGACTTCGCCATCGTCTATCGCGCGCTAGGTGGACTCGACTCGATTGCCCAAGCAGCGGGGCGGTGCAATCGCGAAGGGCTCCTCGACGGGGTGGGAGAGCTGCGCGTCTTCGAGGCGGTGACTCGACCGCCCCGAGGTGTTCCCCAGGCGGCCCAGGATGTCACCCGCTCGTTGCTCGCGCAGCGGCCGGACCTGGACCTGTCTTCCCCTGAGAACTTCCGCCTCTACTTCGAGCGGCTCTTCGCGAACCAGAAGCTCGATGCCAAGGGCATCCAGGAGTTGAGAGCGAATCTCTCCTTCAAGGAGGTGGCGCAGCGATTCCAACTCGTCGAGAACGACTGGAGCGCCGCGCTGGTGGTACCCCATGAGGGCGTCGAGCCACACATCCAGGCCCTGCGCGAGTGGGGACCGTCCCGAGAGCGGCTGCGTGCCTTGCAGCGCTTCACGGTGACCGTGCCGCGCAAGGTCCGTGAGGAATGGCTGGCGGGCGGCATGGCTGAACTCATTCATGACACGGTGACGTTCCTGGGAACGGCGCACCGGTCTGCTTATGGCGAGCGCTTCGGCCTGGTCCCGGACCAGGTCGGTCTGCGCGACCCGTCATCCCTCATTCCCGCTTGA
- a CDS encoding chloride channel protein, translating to MKRPELERVEEGHGEGPEARARLPVAPSMGPTLADQRWPRAVEPVDGRVVFISGMAVLLAIAAGLVAQGLGALIHLFTNIAFFGRLSTENLSPADHALGPWVIGVPVVGAVVVGFMARYGSRAIRGHGIPEAMEQVLYNQSRIPPRMTFLKPLSAAVAIGTGGPFGAEGPIIATGGALGSLLGQLLRVTADERKALLAAGAAAGMAATFGAPVSAVLLAVELLLFEYRPRSVIPVALATATATGVRMAFVGGAPAFAMPDLVAPSGPALAFYIVMGAVVGLASMGATKAVYAIEDAFEKLPLHWMWWPALGAVVVGGVGWFSPRTLGVGYTNIEDILSGRFVGSAMLLFCVMKFVSWSIALGSGTSGGTLAPLFTLGGGLGSGLGLLATLLAPQLGVDVRIAALVGMAAIFAGASRALLASVVFAFETTRQPMGLLPLLGGCSAAYLVSSLLMRHSIMTEKLARRGGRVLTEYGVDPLSQALVKDHAARQVVTLASERTLEDVRAWFGSGAEGTRHQGFPVVAPDGALMGVLTRRDLLDGAVPGGRRVAELLKRPLAVAFEDSSLREAADLMVEEGVGRLPVVRRDAPTRVVGIVTRSDLLSAHRQRLDNARRVEQGLKPTRPLTPRATHAG from the coding sequence ATGAAGAGGCCTGAGCTGGAGCGGGTAGAGGAAGGTCACGGAGAAGGGCCCGAGGCGCGGGCGCGCTTGCCGGTCGCGCCCTCCATGGGGCCCACGCTGGCGGATCAGCGCTGGCCTCGGGCCGTGGAGCCCGTGGATGGCCGCGTGGTGTTCATCAGCGGCATGGCGGTGCTGTTGGCGATCGCCGCGGGGCTGGTGGCCCAGGGCCTGGGGGCCCTCATCCACCTGTTCACCAACATCGCCTTCTTCGGGCGCTTGTCGACGGAGAACCTGTCTCCCGCGGACCACGCGCTCGGCCCGTGGGTCATCGGCGTGCCGGTGGTGGGCGCGGTGGTGGTGGGCTTCATGGCCCGCTACGGCTCGCGCGCCATCCGAGGCCACGGCATCCCCGAGGCCATGGAGCAGGTGCTCTACAACCAGAGCCGCATCCCGCCGCGCATGACGTTCCTCAAGCCGCTGTCCGCCGCCGTGGCCATCGGCACGGGCGGGCCGTTCGGCGCCGAGGGACCCATCATCGCCACGGGCGGCGCGCTGGGCTCGCTCTTGGGGCAGCTGCTGCGCGTGACGGCGGATGAGCGCAAGGCCCTGCTGGCCGCGGGCGCGGCGGCGGGCATGGCGGCGACGTTCGGCGCGCCGGTGTCGGCCGTGCTGCTGGCGGTCGAGTTGCTGCTGTTCGAGTACCGGCCGCGCTCGGTCATCCCCGTGGCGCTGGCCACGGCGACGGCCACGGGCGTACGCATGGCCTTCGTGGGCGGCGCGCCGGCCTTCGCCATGCCGGACCTGGTGGCGCCGTCGGGTCCCGCGCTGGCGTTCTACATCGTCATGGGCGCGGTGGTGGGCCTGGCCTCCATGGGCGCCACCAAGGCCGTGTATGCCATTGAGGACGCGTTCGAGAAGCTGCCGCTGCACTGGATGTGGTGGCCGGCGCTGGGCGCGGTGGTGGTGGGCGGGGTGGGCTGGTTCTCTCCGCGCACGTTGGGCGTGGGCTACACCAACATCGAGGACATCCTCTCTGGCCGCTTCGTGGGCTCGGCCATGTTGCTGTTCTGCGTGATGAAGTTCGTGTCCTGGTCCATCGCGCTGGGCAGCGGCACGTCCGGTGGCACCCTGGCGCCGCTCTTCACCCTGGGCGGCGGACTGGGCTCGGGGCTGGGGCTCCTGGCCACGCTGCTGGCGCCGCAGCTGGGCGTGGACGTGCGCATCGCCGCGCTGGTGGGCATGGCGGCCATCTTCGCGGGCGCCTCGCGCGCGCTGTTGGCCTCCGTCGTCTTCGCCTTCGAGACCACGCGTCAGCCCATGGGCCTCTTGCCGCTCCTGGGCGGGTGCTCGGCGGCGTACCTCGTGTCGTCGTTGCTGATGCGCCACTCCATCATGACGGAGAAGCTGGCGCGGCGGGGTGGGCGCGTCCTCACCGAGTACGGCGTGGATCCGCTGAGCCAGGCGCTGGTGAAGGACCATGCCGCGCGCCAGGTGGTGACGCTGGCCTCCGAGCGCACCTTGGAGGACGTGCGCGCGTGGTTCGGCTCGGGCGCGGAGGGCACCCGGCACCAGGGCTTCCCCGTGGTGGCGCCCGACGGCGCGCTGATGGGCGTCCTCACACGCAGGGACTTGCTGGATGGCGCGGTGCCCGGAGGCAGGCGGGTGGCCGAGCTGCTGAAGCGCCCGCTGGCGGTGGCCTTCGAGGACAGCTCGCTGCGCGAGGCAGCGGACCTGATGGTGGAGGAGGGCGTGGGCCGCCTGCCCGTGGTGCGCCGAGACGCCCCCACGCGCGTGGTGGGCATCGTCACCCGCAGCGACTTGTTGTCCGCGCATCGGCAGCGATTGGACAATGCGCGGCGGGTGGAGCAAGGCCTGAAGCCCACGCGCCCGTTGACGCCGCGCGCGACGCACGCGGGCTGA
- a CDS encoding c-type cytochrome, translating into MRAAWCVGLLALLGSGAGCRSDVLDLGDIRASVEEDEALLGGATTVADTGINSFGRSPMNLDPSRWPSFYVGKGVFERDWSEPRFAPIPVGPLFSASSCMTCHVKDGRGRPPAEATERPVSLVFQLSAPMGALPHERYGGQLDSHAVEGQVAEGWVEVTWNTRTGAFATGESYSLTSPRYRFMDVSQGELEEGARFSPRVAPANPGLGLLEAIPEEMLLARADPDDADGDGISGRPNWVEDVTEHRPRLGRFGWKANQPTLRQQVAHALLADMGMTTTLYPREQGHRDGVDAEGPEVSSEDLERLLFYTRLLAVPRRRDEGAPNILRGKAVFRALRCSGCHVDTPMVTGDVDGFPEVSKQSIRPFTDLLLHDMGEGLADGRPDGAATGSEWRTPPLWGIGLTEAVSGHTRFLHDGRARNLEEAVLWHGGEAAKSRDMYVRLSREDRSALLAFLGSL; encoded by the coding sequence ATGCGCGCCGCGTGGTGTGTGGGATTGCTCGCGCTGCTGGGGAGCGGGGCGGGCTGCCGGTCCGACGTGCTCGACCTGGGAGATATCCGCGCCTCGGTCGAGGAGGATGAAGCCCTCCTGGGCGGCGCCACCACGGTGGCGGACACGGGCATCAATTCCTTCGGGCGCTCGCCCATGAACCTGGACCCGTCCCGGTGGCCCTCGTTCTACGTGGGCAAGGGTGTCTTCGAGCGGGATTGGAGCGAGCCCCGCTTCGCGCCCATCCCCGTGGGGCCACTCTTCAGCGCCTCCTCCTGCATGACATGCCACGTGAAGGACGGCCGTGGACGTCCTCCGGCAGAGGCCACCGAGCGGCCTGTCTCACTGGTGTTTCAATTGAGCGCGCCCATGGGGGCGCTGCCTCACGAGCGATACGGCGGACAGCTCGATTCGCACGCCGTGGAGGGACAGGTCGCGGAGGGCTGGGTCGAGGTGACCTGGAACACGCGCACCGGTGCGTTCGCCACGGGCGAGTCCTATTCCCTGACCTCGCCGCGCTATCGCTTCATGGACGTGTCTCAGGGCGAGCTGGAAGAGGGCGCGCGTTTCTCGCCCCGGGTCGCGCCCGCCAATCCTGGATTGGGATTGCTGGAGGCCATCCCCGAGGAGATGCTCCTGGCGCGAGCGGACCCCGACGACGCGGATGGAGACGGAATCTCGGGGCGGCCCAACTGGGTGGAGGACGTCACCGAGCATCGGCCGCGCCTGGGTCGCTTCGGCTGGAAGGCGAACCAGCCGACGCTGCGTCAGCAGGTGGCGCACGCGCTCCTGGCGGACATGGGGATGACCACGACGCTCTATCCGCGCGAGCAGGGACACCGGGACGGCGTGGACGCGGAGGGCCCCGAGGTGTCCTCCGAGGACCTGGAGCGCCTGCTCTTCTACACGCGCCTCCTGGCGGTCCCGAGGCGCCGGGACGAAGGCGCGCCGAACATCCTGCGAGGCAAGGCCGTGTTCCGCGCGCTGCGATGCTCGGGCTGTCATGTGGACACGCCGATGGTGACCGGCGACGTGGATGGCTTTCCCGAGGTGTCGAAGCAGTCCATCCGCCCGTTCACGGACCTGTTGCTGCACGACATGGGCGAGGGGCTCGCGGATGGACGTCCGGATGGCGCGGCCACGGGCAGTGAGTGGCGCACGCCGCCGCTGTGGGGCATCGGGCTCACGGAGGCGGTGAGTGGGCATACGCGCTTCCTGCACGATGGTCGGGCGCGAAACCTGGAGGAGGCCGTGCTCTGGCATGGCGGTGAGGCGGCGAAGTCGCGAGACATGTATGTCCGTCTGTCTCGAGAGGACCGGAGCGCGCTGTTGGCATTCCTGGGCTCGCTCTGA
- the cas8c gene encoding type I-C CRISPR-associated protein Cas8c/Csd1, giving the protein MMLAALNAFAQARGLVDDPLYETKPVDFLVRINSKGKFIKLESRQDEDGRGAPMSIPRLPMRAANIAAGFFVDNPKYVLGFDKDDGGAGAKAKRAEKTAARLAAFLVPVRAVAASTDAAEVRAVAAFLENDEARAAVLAERPLEEWTGSELLAFAVGDATEPVHQLSAVREEWARINDEKKAQGRTGRCLVTGREAVLARLHEKLKNVPEAQAAGASLVSFNAKAFESHGLEQGDNAPISQDAAFGYAMALNYLLKGTESRRFRQGIQVGDDSVLVFWTNASESAESLLLSYMDPTEEDLRRVLESPLKGLESIELDDKRFYAVTLAGNAGRVVVRDWFETCLGDVVRNIRKYFTDLHIGNTSVKPIPVWRLLSAIEAPGGRGLTPDVATRMLGAALLGRAFPRQVLVSALDRLRLPPGKPELEREQLRLRVSLIKAYLLRLRKDNPTSLEVTVSLDKTQTAQPYVLGRLFAVLERLQSAALGNDLNATIRDRYFGAASRNPFTVFPRLLQLAVHHAAKADNGRWLERVQGEVMALLPAERFPRILSLEDQGLFAVGYYHQREAFFTKRSPTEGGAPPSES; this is encoded by the coding sequence ATGATGCTCGCGGCGCTCAATGCGTTCGCCCAGGCGCGCGGACTCGTGGATGACCCGCTGTACGAAACCAAGCCCGTGGACTTCCTCGTCCGCATCAACTCGAAGGGGAAGTTCATCAAGCTGGAGTCGCGACAGGATGAGGACGGACGTGGCGCCCCCATGTCCATTCCACGCTTGCCGATGCGTGCCGCCAACATCGCGGCGGGCTTCTTCGTGGACAACCCCAAATACGTCCTGGGCTTCGACAAGGATGATGGTGGCGCGGGGGCCAAGGCCAAGCGCGCGGAGAAGACCGCTGCTCGGCTGGCGGCGTTCCTGGTCCCTGTCCGGGCGGTGGCGGCCAGCACGGATGCTGCCGAGGTTCGGGCAGTCGCGGCCTTCCTTGAGAATGACGAAGCGCGAGCGGCGGTGCTCGCGGAGCGTCCCCTGGAAGAGTGGACGGGCTCGGAGCTTCTCGCCTTTGCCGTGGGGGATGCGACGGAGCCGGTCCATCAACTGTCCGCCGTCCGTGAGGAGTGGGCGCGCATCAACGATGAGAAGAAAGCCCAGGGGAGGACAGGGCGCTGCTTGGTGACGGGTCGGGAGGCTGTGCTCGCTCGACTCCACGAGAAGCTCAAGAATGTTCCCGAGGCTCAGGCAGCCGGCGCTTCGCTGGTGTCATTCAATGCCAAGGCCTTCGAGTCCCATGGCCTGGAGCAAGGGGACAACGCGCCCATCTCTCAGGACGCGGCGTTTGGCTATGCGATGGCGCTCAACTACCTCCTGAAGGGGACGGAGTCGCGCCGCTTCCGTCAGGGCATTCAGGTAGGGGATGACTCGGTGCTCGTGTTCTGGACGAACGCGTCCGAGAGCGCGGAGAGCCTTCTGCTCAGCTACATGGACCCCACCGAGGAAGACTTGAGGCGGGTCCTCGAATCGCCCCTCAAGGGCCTCGAGTCCATCGAACTGGATGACAAGCGCTTCTACGCGGTCACTCTCGCTGGCAACGCGGGCCGCGTGGTGGTGCGCGACTGGTTCGAGACATGCCTGGGGGACGTGGTCCGGAACATCCGGAAGTACTTCACGGACTTGCATATCGGTAACACGTCCGTGAAGCCGATCCCTGTCTGGAGGCTCCTCAGCGCGATCGAGGCGCCAGGAGGGCGTGGCCTCACGCCAGATGTAGCCACCCGCATGCTCGGGGCCGCGCTCCTGGGGCGTGCATTCCCCAGACAGGTTCTGGTCTCCGCGTTGGACCGCCTGCGACTGCCGCCAGGAAAACCCGAGCTGGAGCGCGAGCAACTGCGACTGCGCGTCTCGCTCATCAAGGCCTACCTGCTGCGCTTGCGAAAAGACAACCCCACTTCCCTGGAGGTCACCGTGTCATTGGACAAGACCCAAACGGCGCAGCCCTATGTCCTGGGCCGCCTCTTCGCCGTGCTGGAACGGCTGCAATCTGCCGCGCTGGGTAACGACCTGAACGCCACCATCCGAGACCGCTACTTCGGTGCGGCGTCGCGCAATCCCTTTACGGTATTCCCGCGCCTGTTGCAGTTGGCGGTGCATCATGCTGCCAAGGCGGACAACGGCAGGTGGCTGGAGCGAGTCCAGGGCGAGGTCATGGCGCTGCTTCCGGCTGAGCGCTTTCCGCGCATCCTTTCGCTGGAGGACCAGGGCCTGTTCGCGGT
- a CDS encoding DUF2156 domain-containing protein — protein MEDAIPSRPDVERARVLSLLRQYGWNATSFQVLQPGFAYWFDAAGDGCVAYVDTGGAWVAAGAPIAAHERVREVTLEFQQAARDAGRRVCFFATEPRFAELTQVEQLSVGEQPVWDPARWEAVVRGSRSLREQLRRARAHRVIVREVSAEVMEDAAHPTHRAVGALMERWLAARRMAPMGFLVRLAPSAFARERRAFVAEVEGQVRGFLSVSPVYARDGWFLQDLLRDPSAPNGTVELLVDAAMRAAASEGRRYVTLGLAPLAGPVRPWLRLARACGRPLFDFEGLHAFKAKFRPDAWVPISLSYPPGGSGPLAVYDALRAFAQGSLVLFGLATLVRRPRLLVHLLAVLLVPWTALLALPLSARWFPSASVQWGWVLFDVGLAAGLFALVRRWSDRLATALGGLTAADACLTFLQAAAFNAARARGPGDWAVIVASVLAPATASGLLFRSRDLRLPGR, from the coding sequence GTGGAGGACGCCATTCCATCCCGGCCGGACGTCGAGCGCGCCCGGGTGTTGTCGCTGCTGCGCCAGTACGGCTGGAACGCCACGTCGTTCCAGGTGCTCCAGCCCGGCTTCGCGTATTGGTTCGACGCGGCGGGCGACGGATGTGTCGCCTACGTGGACACGGGCGGCGCGTGGGTGGCGGCGGGCGCGCCCATCGCCGCGCACGAGCGGGTGCGCGAGGTGACGCTCGAGTTCCAGCAAGCCGCGCGAGACGCGGGCCGGCGCGTGTGCTTCTTCGCCACCGAGCCTCGCTTCGCCGAGCTGACCCAGGTGGAGCAGCTCTCCGTGGGCGAGCAGCCCGTATGGGACCCGGCGCGGTGGGAAGCGGTGGTGCGGGGCAGCCGGAGCCTCCGCGAGCAACTGCGCCGCGCCCGAGCCCACCGCGTCATCGTGCGTGAGGTCTCCGCCGAGGTGATGGAGGACGCGGCGCATCCCACGCATCGCGCGGTGGGGGCGTTGATGGAGCGCTGGTTGGCGGCGCGGCGCATGGCCCCCATGGGCTTCCTGGTGCGGCTGGCGCCTTCGGCCTTCGCACGAGAGCGGCGCGCCTTCGTGGCGGAGGTGGAGGGGCAGGTCCGAGGCTTCCTGTCCGTGTCGCCCGTGTACGCGCGCGACGGCTGGTTCCTCCAGGACCTGCTGCGGGACCCGAGCGCGCCCAACGGCACGGTGGAGCTGCTGGTGGACGCGGCGATGCGCGCGGCGGCATCCGAGGGACGTCGCTACGTGACGCTGGGCCTCGCACCCCTGGCGGGGCCGGTGCGGCCGTGGCTGCGATTGGCGCGGGCCTGCGGCCGTCCCCTGTTCGACTTCGAGGGGCTGCACGCGTTCAAGGCGAAGTTCCGACCGGACGCGTGGGTGCCCATCTCCTTGTCCTATCCACCCGGTGGGAGCGGGCCGCTGGCGGTGTACGACGCGCTGCGAGCCTTCGCCCAGGGCAGCCTCGTGCTCTTCGGGTTGGCCACGCTGGTGCGCCGGCCGCGCCTCCTCGTGCACCTGTTGGCCGTGCTGCTCGTGCCCTGGACGGCGCTGCTGGCCCTGCCGTTGAGTGCGCGTTGGTTCCCCTCCGCGTCCGTGCAGTGGGGTTGGGTGCTCTTCGATGTCGGGCTGGCCGCGGGGCTGTTCGCGCTCGTGCGTCGGTGGAGTGACCGGCTGGCGACCGCGCTGGGTGGGCTCACGGCGGCGGATGCGTGCCTGACCTTTCTCCAGGCCGCGGCCTTCAACGCCGCCCGCGCGCGAGGGCCCGGGGACTGGGCGGTCATCGTCGCGTCGGTGCTCGCGCCCGCCACCGCGTCCGGGCTGCTCTTCCGCTCGCGCGACCTGCGTTTGCCCGGCCGCTAG
- a CDS encoding winged helix-turn-helix transcriptional regulator, producing MDGVRRLVRLLRVSARASERLVGISGAQLFVLQQLAEGGPCSINELAARTLTHQSSVSVVVTKLIERGLVSRGASAEDGRRVEVSLTPDGRAVVRDAPPMAQARLITGLRALDPATRAGLARGLTAWVSELGLEGDEAPLFFEDEPRARGKRTRGSSHEEA from the coding sequence ATGGATGGCGTGCGGCGGCTGGTGAGGCTGCTGCGCGTCTCCGCTCGGGCGTCGGAGCGGCTGGTGGGCATCAGCGGCGCGCAGCTCTTCGTGCTCCAGCAGTTGGCGGAGGGCGGGCCGTGCTCCATCAACGAGCTGGCCGCGCGCACGCTCACGCACCAGAGCAGCGTGTCCGTGGTGGTGACGAAGCTCATCGAGCGAGGACTCGTGAGCCGCGGAGCCTCCGCCGAGGACGGCCGTCGGGTGGAGGTGTCCCTGACGCCGGATGGACGCGCCGTGGTGCGGGATGCCCCGCCGATGGCGCAAGCCCGCCTCATCACCGGGCTGCGCGCCCTGGACCCCGCCACGCGCGCGGGGCTGGCGCGTGGGCTCACGGCATGGGTTTCCGAGCTGGGCCTGGAGGGTGACGAGGCCCCGCTCTTTTTTGAAGACGAGCCCCGTGCGCGGGGCAAGAGGACACGAGGTTCATCCCATGAAGAGGCCTGA
- the mtgA gene encoding monofunctional biosynthetic peptidoglycan transglycosylase, whose amino-acid sequence MATSPPARRSKPDSRPPSQVTTRKTRTVRRRSQTRWGRWLMLALVVLLGFGAHAYLTLPDATWLAAQNPKTTALIEQRAEEAREEGKKARRRQQWVPLSSIAKHAVDAVVISEDASFYLHDGVDTVELARAVEESVRKHKLGRGASTITQQLAKNLWLSTDRSLWRKGKELVLARRLEDALTKKRILTLYLNVVEWGNGVYGIDAGAREHFGVPAAQVSVAQGAILAAMLPAPRKRSPTSGSPALWRHAHRIVTQLETVHRITHAQAEEAHGEVDRLLGRAPAGAGDAEEPVEEEG is encoded by the coding sequence ATGGCCACCTCGCCGCCGGCGCGCCGGTCCAAGCCGGATTCTCGCCCCCCTTCCCAGGTCACCACCCGCAAGACGCGGACGGTGCGCCGTCGCTCGCAGACGCGCTGGGGACGCTGGCTGATGCTGGCGCTCGTGGTGCTGTTGGGCTTCGGGGCGCACGCCTACCTCACGTTGCCCGACGCGACGTGGCTGGCCGCGCAGAATCCGAAGACGACGGCGCTCATCGAGCAGCGCGCGGAGGAGGCTCGCGAGGAAGGGAAGAAGGCGCGCCGCCGCCAGCAGTGGGTGCCCCTGTCCTCCATCGCGAAGCACGCGGTGGACGCGGTGGTCATCTCCGAGGACGCCAGCTTCTACCTGCACGATGGCGTGGACACGGTGGAGCTGGCCCGCGCCGTGGAGGAGTCGGTGCGCAAGCACAAGCTGGGTCGCGGCGCGTCCACCATCACGCAGCAGCTCGCCAAGAACCTCTGGCTGTCCACGGACCGCAGCCTCTGGCGCAAGGGCAAGGAGCTGGTGCTGGCGCGTCGGCTGGAGGACGCGCTCACCAAGAAGCGAATCCTCACGCTGTACCTGAACGTCGTCGAGTGGGGCAACGGCGTCTACGGCATCGACGCGGGCGCGCGCGAGCACTTCGGCGTGCCCGCGGCCCAGGTCTCCGTGGCCCAGGGCGCCATCCTCGCCGCCATGCTGCCCGCGCCGCGCAAGCGCTCGCCCACCTCGGGCTCGCCCGCGCTGTGGCGCCACGCGCATCGCATCGTGACGCAGCTGGAGACGGTCCACCGCATCACCCACGCGCAGGCCGAAGAGGCGCACGGCGAGGTGGATCGCCTCCTGGGCCGCGCCCCGGCCGGAGCGGGTGACGCGGAAGAGCCTGTCGAGGAAGAGGGCTGA
- the cas5c gene encoding type I-C CRISPR-associated protein Cas5 yields MRPAASKRFRVRAGGPIACFTRPEMKAERVSYEVMTPSAARGVLEAILWKPAIRWHIHEIAVLAPVKWTTFRRNEVNSRATVGKFDYAADEDRAQRNTVALSNVDYVITASLTMVPGKAGPEDNVRKFEEMFERRLEKGQYFHAPYLGCREFAARVEPAPADLRPAESEPKRPLGLMFYDFDFGDGEAAVRPVFFEAYLEHGVLKVPPREQVLALEGSHP; encoded by the coding sequence ATGAGACCCGCTGCAAGCAAGCGGTTTCGTGTGCGCGCTGGAGGACCCATCGCGTGCTTCACGAGACCCGAGATGAAAGCCGAGCGCGTCAGCTACGAAGTCATGACGCCCTCGGCGGCCCGAGGTGTCCTGGAGGCCATCCTGTGGAAGCCAGCGATTCGCTGGCACATCCATGAGATCGCCGTCCTGGCGCCAGTGAAGTGGACCACCTTCCGACGCAACGAGGTGAACAGCCGAGCCACGGTGGGGAAGTTCGACTACGCGGCGGATGAAGACCGTGCCCAGCGCAACACCGTGGCGCTGAGCAACGTGGACTACGTCATCACCGCGTCGCTGACGATGGTCCCGGGCAAGGCAGGCCCCGAGGACAACGTCCGCAAGTTCGAGGAGATGTTCGAGCGGCGCCTGGAGAAGGGGCAGTACTTCCACGCGCCCTACTTGGGCTGCCGCGAGTTCGCCGCCCGCGTCGAGCCGGCGCCAGCGGACTTGCGCCCCGCCGAGTCCGAGCCGAAGCGCCCACTGGGGCTGATGTTCTACGACTTCGATTTCGGTGACGGCGAAGCCGCCGTGCGCCCGGTCTTCTTCGAGGCGTACCTGGAGCACGGCGTCCTGAAGGTGCCGCCCCGAGAGCAGGTGCTGGCGCTCGAAGGGAGTCACCCATGA